The window CAAGGGCTGCCGCCAAGGTGCCGGCCAAGGCACCGGCGCTACCGCGCTCGCCGCTCGCCCCCGCGCGGTTTCCCACGCTGGCGAATGTCCGCGGCGTTGAGCTGGCCGGCCTCGCCGTCGGCCTCAAGAAGCATCGCGGTGTGAAGGACCTGATGGTCGCGGCTTTTAAGCCGGGCACAACGGCGGCCGGCGTGCTCACGCGTTCGAAATGTCCGTCCGCACCCGTCGAGTGGTGCCGGGCCATACTGCCGCGCGGCAAGGCCCGCGTGCTGGTGGTCAATTCCGGCAACGCCAATGCCTTCACCGGTCTGGCTGGCGACCTGCAGGTGGCGCAGACCGCCGGGCAGGCCGCCCACCTGTTTGGTTGCCGCGCGCAGGACGTTTATGTCGCCTCGACCGGGGTGATCGGAGAGCCGCGCGATCCCGACTATGTGGCGGGCAAGCTGCCGCGGATGAAAAAGGCGCTGGGCGCAGGCAAGTGGCGCGCCGCCGCCGATGCCATCATGACAACCGACACGTTTGCCAAGGGGGCGAGCCGCAAGGTGCGGATCGGCAAGACGCTTGTCACGATCTCGGGTTTCGCCAAAGGCTCGGGCATGATTGCGCCGGACATGGCGACGATGCTGGGGTTCGTGTTCACGGACGCAAAGATCCCCGCGCCGGTGCTGCAGCGGCTCGTGCGTTGGGCGTCGGACGAGTCTTTCAACGCCATAACGGTCGACAGCGATACTTCCACGTCGGACACGGTTCTCCTGTTTGCGACCGGCCAGGCCAAGGGTCAGCCCCGCATCAAGGGCGCGGGCGACAAGGTGCTTGCCGACTTCAAGGCAGCGCTCCGCGAGGTGTTTGTCGATCTCGCCCAGCAGGTCGTGCGCGACGGCGAGGGGGCCCAGAAATTCGTCACCATCAACGTCCGTGGTGCGGAATCGAAACGCGCGGCACGCGCCGTGGGTCTCGCGGTGGCGAACTCGCCCCTGGTCAAGACGGCCATCGCGGGCGAGGACGCCAACTGGGGGCGGATCGTCATGGCGGTCGGCAAGGCAGGCGAGAAAGCGGACCGGGACCGGCTGTCGATTGCCGTCGGCGGGGTGCCGATCACGCGCCTCGGCCAGCTCGTGCCGGGCTATGACGAGACACCCGTGGCCGCCCATATGAAGGGCCAGGAAATCGACATCGACATCGATCTGGGCATCGGGCGCGGGCGTGGGACCGTTTGGACCTGCGATCTGACCCACGGCTACATATCGATCAACGCCGACTACCGGAGCTAGGCGTCTTGTCTGACGCGCGCCTGCTGCTGGTCAGCGCCGTCGCATTGATCGATGCCGATGACCGGGTGTTGATCGCACAACGCCCGGAGGGCAAGTCGATGGCGGGCTTGTGGGAGTTTCCCGGCGGCAAGGTGCAGGACGGCGAGACCCCCGAGGCGGCACTGATCCGCGAGCTCGACGAGGAGCTCGGCATCGATACCTTCGAGAGCTGCCTGGCACCGATTGGTTTTACCAGCCACGCTTACGATGACTTCCACCTGCTGATGCCGCTGTTTGTGTGCCGGGTCTGGGAAGGCACGCCGCGGCCCCGCGAGGGGCAGGAACTCAAATGGGTACGCCCCAACGCGCTGCGCGACTATCCGATGCCCCCGGCCGACGTGCCGCTTGTTGCCCAGCTGCAGGACTTGCTTTAGGCGGTTTCCTTCGCGTCGAGGGGCAGGTTGTCGCGCAGGCGGCGATACATGATCGACAGCATCGACACGCCGATCGCGATGCCGAGAAAACTGATGGCCTGTGACACCAACTCGATAATAACCAAGGCCGCAATTGATGGTGTCACGCTCGTGTCCGCCGTCAATCCCACGGCGATTAGAATGGCTGACACGATGGCGAGCAGTATAAGCTGAATGATGAATGTCGGTACAATTGTGCCGAACACGATGATTCCGCACATGCGCCAGCGGTTGCCCCGTGCGAGCTTCCAGGCTGCGATAAGACCCAGCTCGGAATCTTCGATCGCTGCCGCCGGGAAGGCGAGCGACAGACCGACGATCTGAACGACGACGAACAAGAACAAGGCGAATACGATCACGGGAACCAGCACCGGGCCTGCGGGCCCCAGGGCGATGATCAAACTGGCGAGAATGAGGTTAAGAACGAAAACGAGCGGAATCATGGCTGCGGCAAGCAAGACGAAGTAGCCAACGCCTCGGCCAACGAAGATCCAGTGCCGTCGGCTCCATTGAATCAATTCGCGCGCGCTCGTGTTCTGCGGGCCGAGCAGGTAGCGGCGATGCCAGGCGACCGCGAATGCGACATAGAGCCAAACGGACACCAGGACGCCAAGAGCGATGGCGGCAAAGAACATGAAATCCAGATCCTGGAACAGGCTGTTTATTTCAGCTTCGGACGCCAGGCCGATGATCGGCGTGCCGACAAGCAAGAGCCCGAGTAGCATCGGCGCTGCTGTGGCCACGATGATGGGAATGAGTGCGTAGTCAAACCAGGCGCGTTTCTCTGTCCAGATAAACCCCAGACCATCCTTGATCGTCTGCCAGACCGGTAGCTTGTACATGCTTTGTCCCCCGATTAGCGCGGTATTGGGATAACGCTAACACAACCTCTGATGGCGGCGTCACCCGCGAAAACAGGCTTGACTAGCGCTCCGGAACGTCCACCCGCAGGGTCGTGTTGTCGCGCAGGTGGCGGTAGATCAACGACAACAATACGATCGTTACGGTGAAGCCGATGAAGTTGATCACGATGGGGGTCACCAGTTTCGGCAGGCTGCCGACGGTAACTGATCGGTTGATCAAAAAGCCGACGCCTTTCTCGATCAGCCAGAATGGCAGCATCGCGCCCAGTGCGAAGATGATTGCCATCCGCCAGAGGTTGCCCTTGGCCTGGTTCGAAGCCTCGGACAGGCTGACCGCATGGTCGTCGATCGCCGCCGCCGGGAGCGCGGGCAGGACCATGCAGGTGAGCAGCGCTATCGGGACGGCGAACAGGATCAGGACGATGAATGTAAGCGTGACCTGACCCGCTGCGGATTCGAGGACCCCGGCGGCACCGGCGACAGCGCCTATCGCCGGTACGAACGTTGCCGTCACGATGAGGCCGAGACCGATGATCGCGACCATCACGATCCCCTGGCCGACATAGCGCCAGTGCCGGGTCCGCCAGGCCAACCAGGCGAGAGGTCCGGTTCGGTCGTTGGCGCCGAGTACTAGCCGGTGCAGCGCAACGGCATACATGAGCAGGCTCGCCGTGATGGCCACATAGGCGAGAATGAACGGGGCGTTGAGCAGAATATAGGCGAAGATCGGCATCTCGCTGCCGACCCCGAGATACCCGCCGGCGAGCCAGCCGTTAGCGACCGCGACATCCAGGCCGATCCAGATGATCAGAGGTAATATGGCGAGTTGGAACCAGGCGGTGAACTGCGTGATCAGGAACCGGCAAGCGTCGGCGATGGTCTCGAGAATGGGCAGTTTGTAGGTCATTGCGCAATTCCGCCTCAGGTGGTCGCGGTCGTATTCGTCGGCGGTGTAGCGAGTTGGCGGAACGCCTCGGCCAGCGCCGTCACCTGGGACGCGATTGCCACGAACATGATCGCCTGCTGCACCAGCAGGACGACGAACAGGAAAGACAGGGACGGCCCGGTCAGTGAGACGGCAAGTCCGGCCAACAATTGCGCGATGACAATAAGGGCGAACAGTGCGGGCAGCAGTGAGAAAAGGTAGATGCCCAGCATGTACCAGCTCTTGCCGCGGGTGACATTCCCGGCATCGCGAAACCCGAAACGCTGATCGACGGCCGCCGCTGGCAGGACCAGCAGCAAGCGTGACGTGATCAGCAATGTTCCGACGACGATCGCCGCGCGCCCGAATATTCCCAGTGTCGGATTGACCGAGGTCAGAAGATTTATCGGCCCCGTAATCAGAAACCCGAGCAGTAGCACCAGCCCGATCAGCATGAAAAACCTTGAGATGAAGCGCCAATGGCGCGGCCCCCAGCGCATGGCCGCGCCCACTGTCATGCCTTCGGGCCCGATCAGGTAGCGCCGGAACCAGGCGACCGCGAACATGACATAGGCCACGAAGGCGGCCACGCCGTTCGCGATGGTTGCCGTCAGCCGTGCCGGGTCGACATTCTCGAAACTGACCGTGACCGGCCGCGCGTCGGGGTCGACAGGAAGGGGCGGTTCGGCCGGTACGGGCGAACCGAATTGAAGCTGCCAGTCGCCGGTGGCCCAAAGGCCGACGATCTGGACGAACGAGACCAGAAGCACGGGCAGGAACGCATAGGCGAACAGGTCGCGGCGTTCGTTCCACAGAAAGCGGTAGGCGGTGCCGAGGGAGGCAAACAAGGTGAGCGGCATCAGTTCTGATCCTTGCCGGGTTGCGGGTTGGCGGCGTCACCTGTTGCCTGCTCGACCGTCTCCAGGGCGTCGGCAAGGCGGGTGTCTGCGCTGCCCGGACGCAACGGCCGGGGCTGGCTCGCATCGGGTGCCCAGCCGGTCAGGAAAAAAAGCTCGAACGTGGCGGGGATCCGGTCGTCGGACCCGGCGAAACGCTCGGCGTAGATTTCGGCCGCCCGGAAGAGGGTTTCGCGCCGGGTCGGCGAACGCCGCCGGTCCTGCCGGATGTTGGTCTCGCCCATGCCGCGCAGGTCATGCATCAGCTTGAGCGGGTGTTCGTAGGTGACCTGGATGGGATCCAGGTCGGCCACCGGCAGCGCGAACCCGGCGCGTTGCAGAAGGGCCGCTGCGTCGGCCAGTTCGGCGAAGGGTGCCACGCGTGGGCTGGCGCCGCCCTCGATCTCCGCCTCGGCGGCCAGCCAGGCCGTCCGCAGCTCGTGCAATGTCTCGCCGCCGAGCAGGGCGCCCAGGAACAGCCCGTCGGGCTTGAGTGCGCGCCGGACCTGCGCCAGCGCCCCCGGTACGTCGTTGACGGCATGCAGGACGCCGGTGCTGACGACAAGATCGAAACTATGCTCGGCGAACGGCAACGCCTCTTCGTCGGCGACGATTGTCGGATTTCCGTGCGCTGCCCGGCCGTCCCGGGCCATCTCGAACGAGATTTCACTGTGGACCAACCGGCCGATCTTGCCCGGTGCCAGCCGTTGGGCGGCATCGGCATAGAGCCCGGTGCGGCTACCCCAGTCGAGGGCGAGGTCGAAGTCGCGGCGGACATCGGCGGTGCGTTCGGCGAGCCGCTCGGCGATTTCGCGAAACAGGAAATCATGGGCGGCGAAGTCGGATGCGACCCGTGATCTGCGTTGGCGCAGCAGGGTCCGGTCGAAAATGTCCACGGGTCCGCTCATGGAAGCTATATGGCATGGCACCGGCTGCGGGCAAAGCGGCCGCCGCGCGATTGCGCGCAGACGTGAACGTGAAAGCATGTGTCCGTGGCGAACCGGCGGCGATTGACACCGATTGCGACTTTCCGGCCAGATGCTTCTGCATGTCGGACCAACTGGAACACAAACGCGACGTCGTGGCGGCCGTACTACGCCCGGCGTTGCATGCCGCGCGCATGTCGCTCGATGTGCTTTTGCCGCCGCAATGTCTGGCCTGCGACGCGCTCGTTTCTGCGCCGGGGACCCTGTGCCACACCTGCTGGGATGGTTCGGTCTTCGTCTCCGCGCCGTTGTGCGCGGCCTGCGGTACGCCGTTCGAGTTCGATCATGGTCCCGATGCGCTGTGCGGTGCGTGTATGCGCGACCGGCCGCGGATCGACCGGACCCGCGCGGTGTTCGTCTATAACGACGTCAGCCGCAATCTGGCGACCGGCCTCAAATATCGCGACCGCACCCACGCGGCTCCCGCGCTCGGCGACTGGCTGGCGCGGGCTGGCCGGACGCTCGTGCGGGAAGCTGACCTGATCGCGCCTGTGCCGCTGCATCGGGGGCGTCTTTGGCGGCGGC is drawn from Alphaproteobacteria bacterium and contains these coding sequences:
- the argJ gene encoding bifunctional glutamate N-acetyltransferase/amino-acid acetyltransferase ArgJ; this translates as MAKSAKKSVKSRAAAKVPAKAPALPRSPLAPARFPTLANVRGVELAGLAVGLKKHRGVKDLMVAAFKPGTTAAGVLTRSKCPSAPVEWCRAILPRGKARVLVVNSGNANAFTGLAGDLQVAQTAGQAAHLFGCRAQDVYVASTGVIGEPRDPDYVAGKLPRMKKALGAGKWRAAADAIMTTDTFAKGASRKVRIGKTLVTISGFAKGSGMIAPDMATMLGFVFTDAKIPAPVLQRLVRWASDESFNAITVDSDTSTSDTVLLFATGQAKGQPRIKGAGDKVLADFKAALREVFVDLAQQVVRDGEGAQKFVTINVRGAESKRAARAVGLAVANSPLVKTAIAGEDANWGRIVMAVGKAGEKADRDRLSIAVGGVPITRLGQLVPGYDETPVAAHMKGQEIDIDIDLGIGRGRGTVWTCDLTHGYISINADYRS
- a CDS encoding (deoxy)nucleoside triphosphate pyrophosphohydrolase, whose amino-acid sequence is MSDARLLLVSAVALIDADDRVLIAQRPEGKSMAGLWEFPGGKVQDGETPEAALIRELDEELGIDTFESCLAPIGFTSHAYDDFHLLMPLFVCRVWEGTPRPREGQELKWVRPNALRDYPMPPADVPLVAQLQDLL
- a CDS encoding methyltransferase domain-containing protein produces the protein MSGPVDIFDRTLLRQRRSRVASDFAAHDFLFREIAERLAERTADVRRDFDLALDWGSRTGLYADAAQRLAPGKIGRLVHSEISFEMARDGRAAHGNPTIVADEEALPFAEHSFDLVVSTGVLHAVNDVPGALAQVRRALKPDGLFLGALLGGETLHELRTAWLAAEAEIEGGASPRVAPFAELADAAALLQRAGFALPVADLDPIQVTYEHPLKLMHDLRGMGETNIRQDRRRSPTRRETLFRAAEIYAERFAGSDDRIPATFELFFLTGWAPDASQPRPLRPGSADTRLADALETVEQATGDAANPQPGKDQN
- a CDS encoding ComF family protein → MSDQLEHKRDVVAAVLRPALHAARMSLDVLLPPQCLACDALVSAPGTLCHTCWDGSVFVSAPLCAACGTPFEFDHGPDALCGACMRDRPRIDRTRAVFVYNDVSRNLATGLKYRDRTHAAPALGDWLARAGRTLVREADLIAPVPLHRGRLWRRRFNQSGLLARAVVKNNRRDGAGRITEGPELLLDLLTRDRATPSQGGLNAAARRRNVRGAFSVNARHCAAVAGARILLVDDVFTTGATLDTCAGALLKAGAGAVDALVLARVERPR